GTTGAGCCCAATCAGATTTAATTTAAATAGCGACATCTTGGATATAGTCATTCAGACAACGCTAACTGATGAATAGCAAATTCGTTTCGTGATGAAGGGATAATTATCAATTTTCACTATTGTTCATTAGAAGTATCTGATCTACAAGCTCCATGAATGTAGCTTTCGCATCATCATAGCCATGGAGCACTGTGCCACTACACTGATGCTTGCAAATTCATTTGGGTGATTTGTATATATGGGCTAAGCTCTGAGTGTCGCTGACCAATTATGGAGGTTGTAGTGAGACTTCTCTCGGCGTTGTCGAACGAAACTCTCTATGGTCGCTTGATGCGCAGTTTAACTGTTTCTGGTATGAAGACCGAACGATTTCTTGATGCATTGCTTGGTAGCTCAAGAGCGAGCATCCACCCATATTTGACGTCCAACCTGAACGAAATAGCCAATGCCTGTGGCGAGCAGCCGCATATACTTTTGCGGGACCAAACCTTGTTTCCTTTATTCAGCTTTTATTTGCCATCTTGCCGCCAAGCGATAGATGATGATGCGTTATCTGCTGTTTCCGCATGGCGAGCATGTCAGTTAGCGAATTTCAGAGAACATGAAACGCTGACGCTAAAGTATTGCCCGATCTGTGCCCGTGAAGATATGCGAAATTACGGACTGACATATTGGCATTTAAACCATCAAACTCCAGGTATAGAAGCTTGTCATTTGCATTGTGTATGGTTGATACATGTACCGTTACCGGCTCGGCCGCATATAGCGCACGGTATATGTCCATCTTTAGAGACAAGGGTGAGAGAGTGCTCTGAAATAGCATATCAGCTTTCAATCTTCGCTGCTGTTAAGTTGGAAGCAATACGAAATGGGGACACTGAACCTTCAGACTATCATCAAAGTTTAAAGAAAAATGGCTACATTACTTCAAATGGACATGTGCGTAGAAAAGCCCTTGTTGCTGAGCTTTTTAAACTTGCGAGTCAGCTCGAATATCCGGACTTTGGATTGCTTCCTAAAGCTGAGGACGATTTTAAATATCTGTCGTCATTGGTTAAGGAAAGTACCAGTCAGCATCCATTTAAGCACTTGCTACTTGGCTTTTTTATTGAGCATGCCAAAACCAAAGATGTGGAAATTCATCCAGATAATGGGCGGAATTTAGTTTTCAGTATAGATTTAACCGAACGGTGTAAAAAGCTACTGCTTCAGGGGTTGTCTATGGCTGAAGTTAGCCGTAGAACAGGAAAAAGCAGATGTTATCTTAAATGTTTGGCACTGAAAGAAAATATTCCTTTGAACCTTAAGCCCCGAGTTTTGAATGAAAAGATGCGTTTTTGCATCATCAATTTAGCCAGAAAAGGTTTTCATCGACGTGAAATCGCTAAAAGGTTTGGGATCTCTTGTGGCAGTGTAGAGATGTTGATTTCCACTCAAACGGGCTTGGTAAGCCATCGTAAAAAGTGTAAGTTTGAATCAAGGCGTCGGCGATACAAACACCAATTGTTACTTTATATTGAGTTACATCCGCAGGCTAATCGCCAGCAGTGCAAGGAAAAATGTAATGCGGCCTTTTTCTGGCTTCTTAACCATGAACCGACTTGGCTGGAAGAAGTATTGCCAGCCGCAACGCCGCCTATTCGGCATGACAGGGTTGACTGGTGTGAGCGGGACAAAGTGCTAGCAAGCCAAGCTGAGCGATTGCTTGCTATACACGGTGCGGATATTTCGTTGGCAAAGTTGGACCGTTTGCTAGGTGGGCATGGTTGGCTTTTAAGATACTCAAAAAAAATCCCTCTTACTATGAATCTGATTAGGAAGTTTTAAGCTAAATGTTGTTATTGCCGGGAGAGTCGCTGCATAGCCTTTTTCTAAGGTATTACATGAGAGAGGGTTTACCATCCTCTATACATCGTACAATCATAACTCCCGGTGGGCGCTGGCGTAAATTTTCTGATTTGAAAGCCCCCAAATTTTTCGAAGAGTTAAAAGATTCGGTGCGATATGAAATTATTAGGGAATCAATTTTAGTGTCAAATTCGATGCTCAGAAAAGATATAGATTGGATTTCATATAATATTGTTTCATCTGGGTATGCAAAAATAAACTTGTCAGATGTGAATATTTTTCGAAATGGTAAACTTTTCTACTTCTACGATAGAGTTGGCGAGGTTAAGTTTTGCCCTATCTGTATGAGAAACAGTATCAAGCAGTACGGTGTCGGGTACTTTAAAAAAGAGTGGTTTCGACGGGATAATGGTACTTGCTATGAGCATGGAGAGGAACTTATAGTTCTTCAAAGTAAAAGTTATGCTACGTCAAGTCATAGTATATATGACGTCATGATGGGGACGTATCCATGTAATAACAGGCCTATTTTTCTTAAAAATATAAAAATGGAAAAAGTACTAAGTTTATCGGAGCATATCTCTAAGTCTGCACATTGTTTGTGGAATGAGTTGGTTTTATTTTCTAGATACTTCATAGTCGCGACATTCAAACACTATGACCTAAATAATATTACTCAAAATTTTCGTAGTGCCCTCAGGCTAGTTTTTACCTCCAAGGGGGAATTGAAAGCATTAAATTGGAGGCATGAAGTTCAACTCATGAAATTTATGATGGAGGAGTTCTCCATTGAATTGATTTCCTTCTTGTATAAACATGCTCTTTTTTCTGAAAAAGAGAAGGTTATGCCTGACGGTTCAAGGATACGTTATCGGATATTAAAGTTTGATAGGGCTAAATGCGATTTTTGTACAGAAAAACGGAAGGAGTGTCTGAGTAGTTCAATTATACCCTTTGTGAAAGTTACTGTGTGAAATTTAAGTTGAAGTAGGTTACGGTGAAGCTGAAGCACACGTAGTAAAAGTTGGAGCGTGGATTAGAACTTTTTGGCAAGTAATAAGGAGACACTTTGTGGTTAACAGTAGAATAGGTAGAAACGATCTGTGTTGGTGTGGCTCTAATAAAAAGTACAAAAAATGTCACCTTAACCGCGATAAGCAGGAGCCGATTAAGTATTGGGAAATTAACCAAGCATTTCAAAAAGCAAACTCAAGAAAGGAATGTTTAGTTCCAAAATCGCTAAGTTTACAGTGCTCTGGCAACATTATTAAAGCTCATACAGTTCCTAAAACTTCTAGCCTTAGAGCCATATCCCAAGATGGTCATGTTCTTGGCTACAAGATGACATTTGAATCAATGCGAAAGCATTCAGGTACTCCTACGTTTGAAAAAATAGGTGTCAATCAGGCATCAACATTTAATGGCTTTTGTAAATATCATGATGATGTATTGTTTTCTTCCCTAGAAAAAGAAAGGTTTGCTGCAACTAAGAAACAGTGCTTTAGCTTATCTTACAGAGCATTCGCAAAGGAGTATTATGCTAAGAGTGCTGTTTTATCCCTCTCTCCTTTGCGAAACGATGCAGATAAAGGTAAGACTATTCAAGAGCAGATAGATATCCAAATGAATAATTATTTATTTGAGTTGGGAACTAAAGCAGCGATGGAAGACCTTGAATACCACAAAGCATATTTTGATGCTGCACTAGAAGCTCATGACTACGATAATACAAGAGCGGTGGTGTTTATTCTGGATGAGCCCCCACCATTTATGGTTTGCGGAAGTGTTAATCCTGATTATGACTTTAATGGGGCAAAGCTGCAGGAACTCATGGATCTAGATAAACGTTCGGATTGTATCTCTGTTACTTCTTACTATGACGGTTGTAAAGGAATCGTGGTGCTTTCCTGGCTAGAAAATAGCGATGTGTCTTGCCAGAGTTTAATGCGCTCGCTACTTAGCAAAAAGAAAGAATTATACTTACCTTTTGTAGTGCAATATATATTTAAGTACTTTGAAAACGTGTTTATTGCACCTAATTGGTGGGAGAAATTGCATACTGATAGTAAAAATATGTTAACTGCATTAACTAGCGATAATGTTTCGACCCATGACGAGCCAAATTCGGATGGTTTATTAGAAGTTGTTGCAAAGTACGAGCTTCCCAAGCTTGCAGAAGTGCAACTTGTTGGTTGGTCATTATAAAAACTAAATAATCCCCCTGTGAGAGAGATTAACATGGATATTAACTTTTCAAATATAAGAGCACATGATGGAAGTAAGAATGCTGGTTTTGAAGAGTTAATTTGCCAACTTGCCCATTTGCAGCAACCGAAAGGAGGAAGGTTATTTGTTCGTAAAGAGGGAGCAGGAGGTGATGCTGGCGTTGAGTGCTACTGGGTTCTTGAAGATGGTTCAGAAATTGGGTGGCAGGTTAAATATTTTCCTGATGGGTTGAATGCTTCGAGGTGGCAACAAGTCGATGAGTCATTTTCAACGGCGTTGAATAAGCACCCTAATTTGAAACACTATAAAGTGTGTTTACCTTTAGATAAAGCTGACAGCCGAAAACGTGGGAGAGGTGGCAAGACGGTAGTTTCAGTTGAAGATGAGTGGTTAAAGCATGTTGCAAAATGGAAGGCGCAGGCCGAGGCTTCAGGGCGTGATATAGAGTTTTCATATTGGGGGAAGCATGAAATTATGACCCTTCTCACTATTGATGACCCCCAGTTCTCAGGGAGAGCTTTGTACTGGTTCAATGAACCGTTTCTCGGCTCTGCAGTGTTCGAAAAAGTTGCTATGAGATCTCGACAAAGCTTGGGAGAAAGGTATTCAGCAGAGTCACACATCGATTTACCGATAGCGTCAGAATTTGATGGGCTGTGTTTGCGCTCTTCGTGGTGGGCTTTATTGAAGCGTGAAAAATCAGAGCTGAAGCGAGTAAGTGAATCGGTTCTTTCCGAATTAAATAAACTCGTTGAAAAATCAATTATTTCAATAGGTAGCGGGAACTTTGGAACCTTACAGAAACAATTTAAAAGTGTTGTAAGTGAATTAGATAAAAGCATTAAATATAAAAGCTTTCACCATGAGATTTCTTCAATCGCTTCTTCAATAAACAGACTATCTGAGATGTATTTGAGTATCTATGAGCATGTCCTAAGGCAAATACATCAGATTGATAGGTACAAAACACTTAGAGATGGCCTAACCAGCTTATCTGATCTACTTGAAAGGTTAATTTTAATTGTTAAGCGAAGAGGAACTTTGGCATCTAAGTCTAAAGCTGCTCTTCTATTTGGAGAGGCCGGTATAGGTAAATCTCACCTTTTATGTGACTTGAGTTTAGAACGAATAAATCAGAACCTTCCAACTCTGTTTTTATTAGGAGCACAGTATTGCGGCGGAAATCCTGTTAGCTTCATAAAAGAGGCTTTAGATTTACAAAGTTATAGGACGACCCATGTTTTGGGGGCTTTAGATTCTGCTGGTGAAGCTTCAGGAGAGAGAGCACTGATTGTAATTGATGCAATTAATGAAGGAAATTATAGAGATGATTGGTACAACCACATTACCACATTCATTTCAGAGCTATCTTATTTTCCAAATATTGCAGTTCTGTTTAGCTGTCGAAGTACATATTTAAACTATATCGTTCCCGACAGTGCCCATGAGCATTTGTTACCTCGTTTTAAACACACAGGGTTTAGCAGCTTAGGAGCTAGGGCTGTAGAAAAGTTTCTTTCAAAACACGGCATATTCAAACCAAGCGCACCTATATTAGTTCCAGAGCTAACCAACCCTTTGTTTTTAAAAATATGCTGTAAGGCTTTGCGTGAAAGTAGAAAAAAAACTTTTCCAAAGAATTTAAACTCAACAGAAGCACTGTTTAACTTTTATATTGATAGCATTGAAAGTGTGATATCAAAGAGAAAGCGCTTTAATCCAAAAGAAGCTATTATCCAGTCGCTTTTAATTGATATATCCTCCAAGTTATTCCCTGACAATTTACAGGGCTTACCTAAACATGAAGCTAGAAAGTTAGTTAATAGCTATGATCCAAACCCATATGTAAATGAAAGTCTTTTTGATATTTTATTAGACGAAAGTGTAATTGCAGAAGACGTCTCATACGATATGAGCCAGCGTGGAAATCTGGTAATTCGTTTTACATACGAACGTTTCAGTGACTATTTCATTGCTAAAGAGTTAGTAAAAGGGGTTTCAAAAATTGAAAAGCTTTGTCTCGAAGGGCCAGTTGCCCATTTACTTAGTGAAAATCGTTACTATGCTGATGCGGGGATTTTTGAA
This genomic interval from Pseudoalteromonas galatheae contains the following:
- a CDS encoding TnsD family Tn7-like transposition protein, whose product is MRLLSALSNETLYGRLMRSLTVSGMKTERFLDALLGSSRASIHPYLTSNLNEIANACGEQPHILLRDQTLFPLFSFYLPSCRQAIDDDALSAVSAWRACQLANFREHETLTLKYCPICAREDMRNYGLTYWHLNHQTPGIEACHLHCVWLIHVPLPARPHIAHGICPSLETRVRECSEIAYQLSIFAAVKLEAIRNGDTEPSDYHQSLKKNGYITSNGHVRRKALVAELFKLASQLEYPDFGLLPKAEDDFKYLSSLVKESTSQHPFKHLLLGFFIEHAKTKDVEIHPDNGRNLVFSIDLTERCKKLLLQGLSMAEVSRRTGKSRCYLKCLALKENIPLNLKPRVLNEKMRFCIINLARKGFHRREIAKRFGISCGSVEMLISTQTGLVSHRKKCKFESRRRRYKHQLLLYIELHPQANRQQCKEKCNAAFFWLLNHEPTWLEEVLPAATPPIRHDRVDWCERDKVLASQAERLLAIHGADISLAKLDRLLGGHGWLLRYSKKIPLTMNLIRKF
- a CDS encoding SEC-C domain-containing protein is translated as MVNSRIGRNDLCWCGSNKKYKKCHLNRDKQEPIKYWEINQAFQKANSRKECLVPKSLSLQCSGNIIKAHTVPKTSSLRAISQDGHVLGYKMTFESMRKHSGTPTFEKIGVNQASTFNGFCKYHDDVLFSSLEKERFAATKKQCFSLSYRAFAKEYYAKSAVLSLSPLRNDADKGKTIQEQIDIQMNNYLFELGTKAAMEDLEYHKAYFDAALEAHDYDNTRAVVFILDEPPPFMVCGSVNPDYDFNGAKLQELMDLDKRSDCISVTSYYDGCKGIVVLSWLENSDVSCQSLMRSLLSKKKELYLPFVVQYIFKYFENVFIAPNWWEKLHTDSKNMLTALTSDNVSTHDEPNSDGLLEVVAKYELPKLAEVQLVGWSL
- a CDS encoding TniQ family protein, encoding MLLLPGESLHSLFLRYYMREGLPSSIHRTIITPGGRWRKFSDLKAPKFFEELKDSVRYEIIRESILVSNSMLRKDIDWISYNIVSSGYAKINLSDVNIFRNGKLFYFYDRVGEVKFCPICMRNSIKQYGVGYFKKEWFRRDNGTCYEHGEELIVLQSKSYATSSHSIYDVMMGTYPCNNRPIFLKNIKMEKVLSLSEHISKSAHCLWNELVLFSRYFIVATFKHYDLNNITQNFRSALRLVFTSKGELKALNWRHEVQLMKFMMEEFSIELISFLYKHALFSEKEKVMPDGSRIRYRILKFDRAKCDFCTEKRKECLSSSIIPFVKVTV